Proteins co-encoded in one Polynucleobacter sp. MWH-UH19D genomic window:
- the queE gene encoding 7-carboxy-7-deazaguanine synthase, translating to MYTVKELFPTLQGEGAHAGRAAVFCRFAGCNLWSGREEDRASAVCQFCDTDFVGSDGIGGGKFDNAQDLASAIEQSWKSTSAGPQQRYVVFTGGEPLLQLDESLISALHQRGFEVAIETNGTIKVPKGVDWVCVSPKAGSELIVLQANELKLVVPQVGHDALENVMSRFEKMDYRNRFLQPMDGPNVKSNTELAVGLCQKRPLWRLSIQSHKLIGIR from the coding sequence ATGTATACCGTAAAAGAACTTTTCCCTACACTCCAAGGCGAGGGTGCTCACGCTGGTCGTGCCGCTGTTTTCTGCCGCTTCGCTGGATGTAATTTGTGGAGCGGTCGTGAGGAGGATCGCGCCAGTGCAGTTTGTCAATTTTGCGACACCGATTTTGTGGGAAGTGATGGTATTGGCGGTGGAAAATTTGATAACGCACAAGACCTTGCCAGCGCAATTGAGCAGTCTTGGAAAAGTACTTCGGCTGGCCCTCAACAGCGATACGTAGTTTTCACTGGTGGCGAGCCATTGCTGCAATTAGATGAGTCTCTCATTTCTGCGCTTCATCAAAGAGGTTTTGAAGTGGCGATTGAAACAAACGGCACCATTAAAGTCCCTAAGGGAGTCGATTGGGTATGCGTTAGCCCGAAGGCTGGATCTGAGCTCATTGTTCTTCAGGCAAATGAGCTGAAATTAGTAGTGCCGCAAGTTGGTCACGATGCGCTTGAAAATGTAATGTCTCGGTTTGAGAAGATGGATTACCGCAACCGTTTCTTGCAACCCATGGATGGGCCAAACGTAAAAAGCAATACCGAATTGGCTGTTGGTTTATGTCAAAAGCGCCCATTGTGGAGATTAAGCATCCAATCACATAAACTGATTGGAATTCGATAA
- a CDS encoding type II toxin-antitoxin system RatA family toxin encodes MADVYKTVLIGQSADRMYGLVTDVEKYPEFLPWCGGVEIFEQTETVLDAKINISFKGINQFFHTRNVNHRPETIDMVFVDGPFKHFSGQWNFIPLRDDACKVEFKLHWEFKSVILDKIIGPVFGHIAGTFVDCFVKRAEELYG; translated from the coding sequence ATGGCAGACGTCTACAAGACCGTTTTAATTGGCCAATCAGCCGACCGAATGTATGGTTTGGTGACTGATGTAGAGAAGTATCCTGAGTTCCTTCCATGGTGTGGCGGAGTGGAAATCTTTGAGCAGACTGAAACTGTTTTGGACGCCAAAATCAATATTAGCTTTAAGGGCATTAATCAGTTTTTTCACACGCGTAATGTGAATCATCGACCCGAAACAATTGATATGGTTTTTGTAGATGGGCCCTTCAAGCATTTTTCTGGTCAATGGAACTTCATTCCCTTGCGAGATGATGCCTGTAAGGTCGAGTTCAAATTGCATTGGGAGTTCAAAAGCGTGATCTTGGACAAAATTATTGGTCCGGTTTTTGGTCATATCGCTGGAACCTTCGTAGATTGCTTTGTAAAGCGTGCTGAAGAACTTTATGGTTAA
- the guaB gene encoding IMP dehydrogenase — MRLIQKALTFDDVLLVPAYSAVLPRDASLASKLTRDISLNTPLVSAAMDTVTEGRLAIAMASEGGIGIVHKNLRPSEQAREVAKVKRYESGVLRDPITISPDVTVRQVIQLSREHGFSGFPVLVGKEVVGIITNRDLRFEEDLDAPVKNKMTPRERLITVKEGASLEEAKRLMSQHRLERVLVVNDKFELRGLITVKDILKATEHPNACKDSEGKLRVGAAVGVGPDNDERIELLVRAGVDVIVVDTAHGHSQGVLDRVKWVKKNYPQVQVIGGNIATGEAAKALADHGADGVKVGIGPGSICTTRIVAGVGVPQITAIVNVASALKGTGIPLIADGGIRYSGDVAKALAAGASAVMMGGMFAGTEEAPGEVFLYQGRSYKSYRGMGSLGAMADGSADRYFQSDIVANAEKLVPEGIEGQVPYKGSVLAILHQLTGGIRSSMGYLGCKTISELHDKANFVEITSAGVRESHVHDVKITKEAPNYHID, encoded by the coding sequence ATGCGACTCATTCAAAAAGCACTCACTTTTGACGATGTGCTCCTCGTACCAGCCTATTCAGCGGTACTCCCTCGAGATGCCAGCTTGGCTAGTAAATTAACTCGGGATATTTCACTCAATACGCCATTAGTATCTGCCGCGATGGATACTGTCACTGAAGGCCGTTTGGCGATTGCAATGGCCAGTGAAGGCGGCATCGGCATTGTTCATAAAAACTTGCGACCCTCTGAGCAGGCTCGTGAAGTAGCTAAAGTAAAGCGGTATGAGTCTGGCGTTCTTCGCGATCCCATCACTATTAGTCCAGACGTAACCGTGCGCCAAGTAATTCAGCTTTCACGTGAACATGGATTTTCTGGCTTTCCAGTGTTGGTAGGCAAAGAAGTTGTTGGCATCATTACAAATCGTGATTTGCGGTTTGAAGAAGATTTAGATGCGCCAGTAAAAAATAAGATGACTCCACGCGAGCGCTTAATCACAGTAAAAGAAGGTGCTTCATTAGAAGAGGCGAAGCGCTTAATGAGTCAGCATCGTCTCGAGCGGGTGCTGGTTGTTAATGACAAATTTGAATTACGTGGCCTCATTACCGTAAAAGATATTTTGAAGGCGACTGAGCATCCTAATGCTTGCAAAGATAGTGAAGGTAAGCTGCGTGTAGGTGCAGCAGTCGGCGTAGGTCCAGACAACGATGAGCGTATTGAGTTGTTAGTGCGCGCTGGCGTTGACGTGATTGTGGTAGATACCGCTCATGGTCACAGCCAAGGCGTTCTTGATCGCGTGAAATGGGTGAAGAAAAATTATCCGCAGGTCCAGGTGATTGGCGGCAATATAGCCACTGGGGAAGCAGCAAAAGCACTGGCTGATCATGGCGCTGATGGTGTGAAAGTGGGCATTGGTCCAGGCTCAATTTGCACTACTCGTATTGTGGCGGGCGTTGGCGTCCCTCAAATAACGGCTATCGTCAATGTTGCTAGTGCTCTCAAAGGCACTGGAATTCCATTGATCGCTGATGGTGGTATTCGTTACTCTGGCGATGTGGCTAAAGCATTAGCTGCGGGCGCAAGCGCTGTAATGATGGGCGGTATGTTTGCAGGCACTGAAGAAGCGCCTGGCGAAGTATTCTTATATCAAGGACGTTCTTATAAAAGCTACCGCGGCATGGGTTCTCTCGGTGCGATGGCTGATGGTTCTGCCGATCGTTATTTCCAGAGCGATATTGTTGCGAATGCTGAGAAGCTAGTTCCTGAAGGTATCGAAGGCCAAGTTCCCTACAAAGGAAGTGTGCTCGCCATCTTGCATCAATTAACAGGTGGCATTCGTTCTTCAATGGGCTATCTGGGTTGTAAGACTATTTCTGAGTTGCATGACAAAGCCAATTTTGTGGAAATTACATCAGCAGGGGTGCGTGAATCGCATGTTCATGATGTGAAGATCACTAAGGAAGCGCCTAACTACCATATTGATTAA
- the guaA gene encoding glutamine-hydrolyzing GMP synthase: MHDKILILDFGSQVTQLIARRVRDGRVYSEIHPYDCDPEFIRKFIQEQGGKGIILSGGPSSVTEAGSPRAPQIVFELGVPVLGICYGMQTMATQLGGAVASAESLGKAREFGYSEVRAHGHTNLLKGIQDFSTSEGHGILKVWMSHGDSVTQLPPDFSLMASTDSCPIAGMADEKRRFYAFQFHPEVTHTIQGTAILERFVHQICGCKPDWVMGDYIAEAVENIRKQVGDEEVILGLSGGVDSSVAAALIHRAIGDQLTCVFVDHGLLRLNEGDMVMEMFARNLGVKVIRVDAKDTFMSKLAGVADPEAKRKIIGKEFVEIFQAESGKIKNAKWLAQGTIYPDVIESAGKGKKGAHTIKSHHNVGGLPEDMHLKLLEPLRELFKDEVRELGVALGLPREMVYRHPFPGPGLGVRILGEVRAEFANLLQRADAIFIEELRNTIDEASQKSWYDLTSQAFAVFLPVKSVGVMGDGRTYEYVVALRAVQTQDFMTAHWAHLPHDLLGKVSNRIINEVRGINRVVYDISGKPPATIEWE; this comes from the coding sequence GTGCACGACAAAATACTGATTCTCGACTTTGGTTCACAAGTAACTCAATTAATTGCAAGACGTGTGCGTGATGGTAGAGTGTATTCAGAAATACATCCCTATGATTGCGACCCAGAATTCATCCGCAAGTTTATTCAAGAGCAGGGTGGTAAGGGGATTATTCTCTCTGGAGGCCCAAGCTCTGTTACTGAAGCAGGAAGCCCACGCGCACCGCAAATTGTTTTTGAACTTGGCGTGCCTGTATTGGGAATTTGCTATGGAATGCAAACGATGGCAACCCAGTTGGGGGGCGCGGTTGCTTCCGCTGAATCTCTTGGAAAGGCTCGTGAGTTCGGATACTCCGAAGTACGTGCGCATGGTCATACTAATTTGCTCAAGGGTATACAAGATTTTTCTACCAGCGAAGGCCATGGCATTCTGAAGGTATGGATGAGTCATGGCGACTCAGTAACGCAATTGCCACCCGATTTCTCTTTGATGGCTTCGACAGATTCTTGTCCGATTGCGGGCATGGCAGATGAGAAGCGTCGCTTCTACGCTTTCCAGTTCCATCCTGAAGTCACGCACACCATTCAGGGCACTGCAATTCTAGAGCGATTTGTGCATCAAATTTGCGGCTGTAAGCCAGATTGGGTGATGGGTGATTACATTGCGGAAGCAGTAGAAAATATTCGCAAGCAAGTTGGCGATGAAGAAGTCATCTTAGGCTTATCTGGTGGTGTCGATTCGAGCGTTGCCGCTGCATTAATCCATCGTGCTATTGGTGATCAGTTGACTTGTGTATTTGTTGATCATGGCCTACTTCGTCTAAATGAAGGCGATATGGTTATGGAGATGTTTGCTCGCAATCTTGGTGTAAAAGTGATTCGGGTTGATGCAAAAGATACTTTTATGTCTAAGCTTGCAGGAGTTGCCGATCCTGAAGCTAAGCGCAAGATCATTGGCAAAGAGTTCGTAGAAATTTTCCAAGCTGAATCCGGAAAGATTAAAAATGCCAAGTGGCTGGCGCAGGGTACGATCTATCCAGATGTCATTGAGTCTGCTGGTAAGGGAAAAAAAGGTGCTCACACCATTAAGAGTCACCACAATGTTGGCGGCTTGCCTGAAGATATGCACCTCAAGCTACTTGAACCGCTACGCGAACTGTTTAAAGATGAGGTGCGTGAACTTGGCGTGGCTTTAGGTTTACCTCGTGAGATGGTGTATCGCCACCCCTTCCCTGGTCCTGGCCTTGGTGTTCGTATCTTGGGCGAAGTAAGGGCAGAGTTTGCGAACCTTTTGCAAAGAGCAGATGCTATTTTTATCGAAGAGTTGCGCAATACGATAGATGAAGCAAGTCAAAAATCTTGGTATGACCTGACAAGTCAAGCATTCGCCGTATTTTTACCAGTCAAGTCAGTCGGAGTGATGGGTGATGGCAGAACCTATGAGTATGTTGTTGCTCTCAGGGCAGTGCAAACACAAGATTTTATGACTGCACATTGGGCACATTTGCCACATGACTTGCTTGGCAAAGTATCTAATCGCATCATCAATGAAGTGCGCGGTATTAATCGAGTGGTATACGACATTAGCGGAAAACCTCCTGCCACGATCGAGTGGGAATAA
- a CDS encoding RNA methyltransferase gives MKFDQISSKENPLFKELRLLQATGSKGQKARLSSGCALLEGIHLVQTWVGDPALETLFTSELGLQNPEIAEAVYAHLEMFPQTRVYELDSSLWNLLSDLINAPHIAGLLKLPKSALTTTQSIASLDGDVVVLDRIQDAGNVGAILRTAAAAGFTQIVALSGCAHLWSTKVLRAGMGAHRLLDLYEGWSNQQALSAITSPLMAATADAEQDLFNLKCELLKPVAWVMGSEGQGVSEDLLAQAKGVSIPIDPRVESLNVSTAAAICLFETVRVRRG, from the coding sequence ATGAAATTCGATCAAATTTCCTCAAAAGAGAATCCGCTATTTAAAGAACTGCGTTTATTGCAGGCTACTGGATCTAAAGGTCAAAAGGCTAGACTAAGTAGTGGGTGTGCTTTGCTTGAGGGCATTCATCTAGTTCAGACTTGGGTGGGTGATCCGGCTTTAGAAACTCTTTTTACATCTGAATTGGGATTGCAAAATCCTGAAATTGCCGAAGCTGTTTATGCGCATCTTGAAATGTTTCCGCAAACGCGAGTGTATGAGCTAGATAGTTCTCTTTGGAATCTATTAAGCGACTTGATCAATGCTCCTCATATTGCGGGATTGTTAAAGTTGCCTAAATCAGCTCTAACAACCACTCAATCGATTGCCAGCCTAGATGGTGATGTAGTTGTTCTAGATCGAATTCAGGATGCCGGTAATGTTGGTGCTATTTTGCGAACAGCCGCAGCCGCAGGTTTTACTCAGATCGTTGCTCTGTCGGGTTGTGCCCATCTTTGGTCTACTAAAGTCTTGCGTGCAGGCATGGGGGCCCATCGTTTATTAGATCTATATGAGGGTTGGTCTAATCAACAAGCACTCAGCGCGATTACATCCCCCTTGATGGCCGCAACAGCGGATGCTGAGCAAGACCTTTTCAATTTAAAATGCGAGTTACTGAAACCCGTAGCTTGGGTTATGGGTAGCGAAGGTCAGGGTGTATCTGAGGACTTGTTGGCGCAAGCAAAGGGCGTATCGATTCCGATTGACCCACGAGTGGAATCGCTCAATGTCTCTACCGCTGCGGCCATTTGTTTATTTGAGACCGTCCGTGTTCGACGCGGCTAA
- the smpB gene encoding SsrA-binding protein SmpB, producing the protein MSIVDNKKAFFDYFIEERFEAGLVLEGWEVKAIRAGRVHIKEAYVVIRKAELFLIGCHITPLLSASTHVVPENTRTRKLLLNAIEIRKLIGKVEQKGYTLVPLNLHFSKGRVKCEIGLARGKKQHDKRAATKEREWEVQKGRIARGDLNG; encoded by the coding sequence ATGAGTATCGTTGATAACAAAAAAGCCTTCTTTGATTATTTTATCGAGGAACGCTTTGAGGCAGGACTAGTTTTAGAAGGCTGGGAAGTAAAAGCCATCCGAGCAGGTCGCGTGCACATCAAAGAAGCGTATGTAGTGATACGCAAAGCGGAGCTTTTTTTGATTGGCTGTCATATTACCCCCCTACTCTCCGCCTCTACCCACGTTGTTCCAGAGAATACCCGCACCAGAAAACTCCTATTGAATGCGATTGAGATTCGCAAGCTGATTGGCAAAGTGGAGCAAAAAGGTTACACCTTAGTCCCACTCAATCTGCATTTCTCCAAAGGAAGAGTCAAATGCGAAATTGGTTTAGCAAGGGGTAAAAAGCAACATGACAAACGTGCCGCTACAAAGGAGCGTGAATGGGAAGTGCAAAAAGGCAGAATTGCTAGGGGCGACCTCAACGGGTAG
- a CDS encoding pyruvate, water dikinase regulatory protein yields MSTESRIVFIVSDGTGITAENFSQSILAQFEASFKHIRIPFVDSVDKAHEAVSSINQAAHKYGVQPIVFTTLVNAELNSIVAKANGLILDMFQTFVAPLEAALGMKSTHAMNRLHHNADTEAYKNRIEAINYSLAHDDGQSNQNLAEADVILVGISRVGKTPTSLYLAMQYGLKAANYPLIPEDFERGQLPKDLIPFRQKIFGLMIDAERLSEIRNERRPGSNYAKLENCRYEINEATAMMKKQSIPWVMTTSKSIEEIATTVLQAIKSDKTILG; encoded by the coding sequence ATGTCTACTGAATCCCGTATTGTTTTTATTGTCTCTGATGGCACCGGCATTACTGCTGAGAACTTCAGCCAATCGATTTTGGCGCAATTTGAGGCCAGTTTTAAGCATATTCGGATCCCGTTTGTGGATAGTGTCGATAAGGCTCACGAGGCGGTCAGTAGCATCAATCAGGCTGCTCATAAATATGGGGTTCAGCCTATTGTTTTCACCACCTTGGTGAATGCTGAGCTCAATTCGATTGTTGCTAAAGCCAATGGGCTTATTTTGGACATGTTTCAGACATTCGTTGCCCCTCTAGAGGCCGCTTTGGGCATGAAATCAACCCATGCCATGAACCGCCTACACCACAATGCTGATACTGAAGCCTATAAGAACCGAATTGAAGCTATAAATTACTCTTTGGCGCATGATGATGGGCAATCCAATCAAAACCTTGCTGAGGCTGACGTTATTTTGGTTGGGATATCCCGCGTAGGCAAAACGCCAACCAGCCTGTATCTCGCCATGCAGTATGGCCTCAAGGCTGCGAACTATCCATTGATTCCTGAGGATTTTGAGCGAGGCCAGTTACCCAAGGATCTGATTCCTTTTCGCCAAAAAATATTTGGCCTCATGATTGATGCCGAACGCCTTTCAGAGATTCGTAACGAACGACGCCCTGGTAGTAATTATGCCAAGCTTGAGAATTGCCGATATGAAATCAACGAAGCAACGGCAATGATGAAAAAACAATCCATTCCTTGGGTGATGACAACGAGTAAATCCATCGAAGAAATCGCCACAACAGTACTGCAAGCAATCAAGTCAGATAAAACAATATTGGGCTAA
- the ppsA gene encoding phosphoenolpyruvate synthase — MSNHQQQNSSMANAYVLPFEQLRMTDVESVGGKNASLGEMISQLASTGVRVPTGFATTALAFRDFLKHNHLTERIQKRLEGLNIDDVRALAQAGAEIREWIETAPFQPKLEEDIRKAFAALDDSGKGSFAVRSSATAEDLPDASFAGQQETFLNVEGIEDVLKKIREVFASLYNDRAISYRVHKGFAHEEVALSAGIQRMVRSDLGASGVMFTLDTESGFEDVVFITSSYGLGETVVQGAVNPDEFYVFKTTLAQGKKAIIRRALGSKLIQMHFAPKGSAEKVQTVDVSPEKRNRFSLEDADITELAKYAVIIEKHYGRPMDIEWGKDGQDGRIYILQARPETVKSQAAGQVEMRYKLKGSSKVLAKGRAIGQKIGAGPVRVIRDPSEMDRVQPGDVLVADMTDPNWEPVMKRASAIVTNRGGRTCHAAIIARELGVPAVVGCGDATEQLQDGMVVTVSCAEGDEGHIYDGLIETEVTEVSRGALPDIPVKITMNIGNPQLAFDFCQLPNAGVGLARLEFIINNYIGVHPRAVLEYPNIDPDLKRAVESVARGYASPRQFYEDKLVEGVATIAAAFYPKPVIVRLSDFKSNEYKKLIGGSRYEPDEENPMLGFRGASRYVSEEFGEAFALECAAMKRVREDMGLDNVEIMVPFVRTIKQAERVINMMEKFGLKRGVNGLRLIMMCEIPSNAILADQFLEYFDGFSIGSNDMTQLTLGLDRDSGMELLAIDFDERDPAVEFMIERSIVACRKQNKYVGICGQGPSDHPDFACWLVEKGITSISLNPDSVVETWEMLGKNLKV; from the coding sequence ATGTCCAACCACCAGCAACAAAATAGCAGTATGGCTAACGCCTATGTTTTGCCTTTTGAGCAACTTCGCATGACCGATGTTGAGTCAGTTGGCGGTAAAAATGCGTCTTTAGGTGAAATGATTTCACAATTAGCTTCAACAGGAGTCCGAGTACCAACAGGTTTTGCAACTACTGCATTAGCGTTTCGGGATTTTCTGAAACACAATCATTTGACTGAGCGAATTCAAAAGCGTTTAGAAGGTCTGAATATTGATGACGTACGAGCCTTGGCGCAAGCGGGCGCTGAGATTCGTGAGTGGATTGAGACCGCACCGTTTCAGCCAAAGCTTGAGGAGGATATTCGCAAAGCTTTTGCTGCCTTAGACGACTCTGGCAAGGGCTCTTTTGCTGTTCGTTCATCCGCTACTGCAGAGGATCTGCCCGACGCCTCTTTTGCGGGACAGCAAGAAACGTTTTTGAATGTCGAAGGTATCGAAGATGTTCTAAAAAAGATTCGTGAAGTTTTCGCCTCTTTATATAACGATCGTGCAATTTCCTATCGTGTTCACAAGGGCTTTGCCCACGAAGAAGTAGCCTTATCGGCTGGCATTCAGCGGATGGTTCGCTCTGATCTGGGCGCCTCTGGCGTGATGTTTACGCTCGATACTGAATCTGGCTTCGAGGATGTGGTGTTCATTACATCTAGCTATGGATTAGGCGAGACAGTTGTGCAGGGTGCAGTTAATCCAGATGAGTTTTATGTATTTAAGACCACCTTGGCGCAAGGTAAAAAAGCAATCATTCGCCGGGCTTTGGGTTCAAAGTTGATTCAAATGCACTTTGCACCAAAGGGTTCTGCGGAGAAGGTGCAAACAGTAGATGTTTCTCCTGAGAAGCGCAATCGTTTTTCTTTAGAAGACGCAGACATTACAGAGTTAGCAAAATACGCCGTCATTATCGAGAAGCACTATGGCCGCCCAATGGATATTGAGTGGGGCAAAGATGGTCAAGATGGACGCATCTATATTTTGCAAGCACGCCCTGAGACTGTGAAGAGTCAGGCAGCTGGCCAGGTTGAGATGCGCTACAAACTAAAAGGTAGCTCTAAGGTATTAGCAAAAGGACGTGCAATCGGTCAAAAAATTGGCGCTGGTCCAGTACGTGTAATTCGTGATCCAAGCGAAATGGATCGCGTCCAGCCTGGTGATGTATTGGTTGCAGATATGACTGACCCAAACTGGGAGCCAGTCATGAAGCGTGCGTCTGCAATTGTGACGAATCGTGGCGGTCGTACATGCCATGCGGCGATTATTGCTCGTGAGTTGGGCGTACCCGCGGTTGTTGGTTGCGGTGATGCTACCGAGCAATTGCAAGATGGTATGGTGGTCACGGTTTCATGTGCTGAGGGCGATGAAGGCCATATATATGATGGCTTGATTGAAACCGAAGTAACCGAGGTCTCTCGTGGCGCATTACCAGATATCCCTGTCAAAATTACGATGAATATTGGCAACCCACAATTGGCATTTGATTTTTGCCAATTGCCAAATGCAGGTGTTGGATTGGCACGCTTAGAGTTCATCATCAATAACTACATTGGTGTGCACCCACGTGCGGTCTTGGAGTACCCAAATATTGATCCTGATCTTAAGCGCGCCGTGGAAAGTGTTGCTCGTGGTTATGCAAGCCCGCGTCAATTCTATGAAGATAAGTTGGTTGAGGGTGTGGCGACTATTGCCGCGGCTTTTTACCCCAAGCCAGTCATCGTGCGCTTGTCAGACTTTAAGTCAAATGAGTACAAGAAGTTGATTGGTGGATCACGCTATGAGCCCGATGAAGAAAATCCGATGTTAGGTTTCCGCGGGGCATCTCGTTATGTTTCGGAAGAGTTTGGCGAGGCATTTGCGCTGGAGTGTGCTGCAATGAAGCGCGTCCGTGAAGATATGGGTCTTGATAATGTCGAGATCATGGTTCCATTCGTGCGCACCATCAAGCAAGCTGAGCGTGTCATTAATATGATGGAGAAATTTGGCCTGAAGCGTGGCGTGAATGGTTTACGTCTCATCATGATGTGCGAGATTCCATCAAATGCCATTTTGGCGGATCAATTCTTGGAGTATTTTGATGGCTTCTCAATTGGTTCGAACGATATGACTCAGTTAACGCTTGGTCTTGATCGTGACTCTGGTATGGAGTTGCTTGCGATTGACTTTGATGAGCGTGATCCAGCAGTCGAGTTTATGATTGAGCGCTCTATTGTGGCTTGCCGTAAGCAAAATAAATATGTAGGTATTTGTGGTCAAGGCCCATCTGATCACCCAGACTTTGCGTGCTGGTTAGTTGAGAAAGGCATTACTTCAATTTCTCTGAATCCAGATAGCGTCGTTGAAACTTGGGAAATGCTAGGCAAGAACTTAAAGGTTTAG
- a CDS encoding ferritin-like domain-containing protein yields MTELRQTALEILAISDPQIKVARTFQLFDDHQLQNLSLDVAANYDDANLALPGRPIKPELVPPLDVPKRKMDTVEGRASLLHSLAHIEFNAINLALDAIWRFSDMPEQYYTDWLKVAKEEAYHFTLIDEYIQSFGYSYGDFQAHNSLWEMVERTQDSVIARMALVPRTMEARGLDAVPMIRDRFKQIKDARAVEILDIILRDEIGHVFIGNHWFNFLCSKAALSPISVYRDLARKYRAPKLRGPFNLEARKQAGFTVEELSLLGV; encoded by the coding sequence ATGACTGAGTTACGCCAAACCGCCCTTGAAATTTTGGCAATAAGCGATCCCCAGATTAAGGTTGCTCGAACTTTTCAGCTATTTGATGATCATCAACTGCAAAATCTTAGTCTTGATGTTGCTGCAAATTATGATGACGCGAATCTTGCACTTCCAGGCCGACCAATTAAGCCTGAGTTAGTGCCTCCTTTAGATGTACCCAAAAGAAAGATGGATACCGTTGAGGGTAGGGCGTCTTTACTGCACTCATTAGCGCATATTGAATTTAATGCTATCAATCTTGCACTAGATGCCATCTGGCGTTTTTCTGATATGCCAGAGCAGTACTATACGGACTGGCTAAAAGTTGCCAAAGAAGAGGCTTATCATTTCACGCTCATCGATGAATATATTCAATCGTTTGGTTACTCTTACGGAGACTTTCAAGCGCATAACAGCTTGTGGGAAATGGTAGAGAGAACGCAGGATTCTGTGATTGCCAGAATGGCTTTAGTGCCCAGAACGATGGAGGCAAGAGGTCTTGATGCAGTACCTATGATTCGTGATCGTTTCAAACAAATCAAGGATGCCCGTGCAGTCGAGATTCTTGACATTATTCTTCGTGATGAGATCGGCCACGTTTTTATTGGCAATCATTGGTTTAATTTCTTGTGCAGTAAAGCTGCCTTATCTCCAATTTCAGTTTACCGAGATCTAGCAAGAAAATACCGCGCCCCGAAATTAAGAGGGCCATTTAATCTTGAGGCTCGTAAGCAAGCTGGATTTACTGTTGAGGAGTTAAGTTTGCTTGGGGTATAG
- a CDS encoding RnfH family protein → MVNRVLNIWLCDARNGEPKLKSFELVIKPDESPTVGLALVKAGVVSGQEDPAISRKGCFGVFGKRKDWDSPIYEGDRLELYSPLLIDPKAVRRKKANQNQDAKFQAAAAKRRARRL, encoded by the coding sequence ATGGTTAATCGAGTCCTCAATATTTGGCTTTGCGATGCTAGAAATGGCGAGCCTAAGCTCAAGTCATTTGAGCTGGTCATAAAGCCAGACGAGAGTCCTACAGTTGGACTTGCCTTGGTAAAAGCAGGGGTTGTGTCAGGTCAAGAGGATCCAGCAATCTCCAGAAAAGGCTGTTTTGGGGTCTTTGGGAAGCGTAAGGACTGGGATAGCCCAATTTATGAAGGTGACCGCCTAGAGCTCTACTCACCCTTGCTGATCGATCCTAAGGCGGTTCGTCGCAAGAAGGCAAACCAGAACCAGGATGCCAAATTCCAGGCTGCGGCAGCCAAAAGGAGGGCTAGGAGGCTATAA